The following are from one region of the Haloactinomyces albus genome:
- a CDS encoding EamA family transporter yields the protein MNTRDRLLAVSVAAMWGVNFIAIDYALRHFPPLFLSALRYAVIAVPAVLFVPWPRVEWKWLIGYGLGFGTLQFAFLFVAIDVGMPTGLASLVLQASAPFTVLLGGMLLRERITPVQACGIGMAVAGMVVIGWYRSQTAALLPVLLTLCGALGWAFGNLCNRRAKPPNPLHLTLWMSIVPPLPLCTLSVLLEGPSTGLRALAGAFTSAQGRSALAGLAYIVLIATVLAAGIWTTLMRRNPAGVVAPFSLLVPVVGFTAAWLVLHEQPAAIEIAAGFAVVLGVLLGSTSTRNGTSSGTAPSGTTEGERNSHPHGGDESSAHSSSTGRIRPSRMSSA from the coding sequence GTGAATACCCGCGATCGCCTGCTCGCCGTGTCGGTTGCCGCCATGTGGGGGGTCAACTTCATCGCCATCGATTACGCCCTCCGGCACTTCCCGCCGCTGTTCCTCAGCGCGCTGCGCTACGCCGTGATCGCCGTGCCCGCGGTGCTGTTCGTGCCGTGGCCGCGAGTGGAGTGGAAGTGGCTGATCGGCTACGGCCTCGGCTTCGGCACGCTGCAGTTCGCGTTCCTGTTCGTGGCCATCGACGTGGGCATGCCGACCGGGCTCGCCTCCCTGGTGCTGCAGGCCTCGGCCCCGTTTACGGTGCTGCTCGGTGGGATGCTGCTTCGTGAACGGATCACACCGGTCCAGGCGTGCGGGATCGGTATGGCGGTGGCCGGCATGGTCGTGATCGGTTGGTACCGGTCACAGACCGCAGCGCTGCTGCCCGTCCTGCTGACGCTGTGCGGTGCGCTGGGCTGGGCCTTCGGGAACCTGTGCAATCGCAGGGCGAAACCGCCGAATCCGCTGCACCTGACGCTGTGGATGTCCATCGTGCCGCCGCTTCCGCTGTGCACGCTGTCCGTGCTGCTGGAAGGACCATCGACCGGCTTGCGAGCCCTGGCCGGTGCCTTCACGTCGGCACAGGGCCGGAGCGCACTCGCCGGCCTCGCCTACATCGTGCTGATCGCCACGGTTCTGGCCGCCGGAATCTGGACGACTCTGATGCGGCGCAATCCCGCAGGTGTGGTCGCTCCCTTTTCTCTGCTGGTGCCCGTGGTCGGGTTCACCGCAGCGTGGCTGGTGCTGCACGAGCAGCCGGCCGCGATCGAGATCGCCGCCGGCTTCGCCGTCGTGCTCGGCGTGCTGCTCGGCAGCACTTCGACACGCAACGGCACATCCAGCGGCACGGCACCCAGCGGCACGACAGAAGGTGAACGGAACTCTCACCCACATGGCGGGGACGAAAGTTCCGCTCACTCGTCTTCGACAGGCCGGATACGCCCGTCGCGGATGTCCTCGGCGTAG
- a CDS encoding ABC transporter ATP-binding protein, whose protein sequence is MLVDVRDLEVHFPIKRGVVFDRTVGYVYAVDGVSLRIHRGETYGLVGESGCGKSTLGRALLRLEKPTAGSIVFGGTDLAGLRSEPLRRMRRRMQMVFQDSLSSLDPRQSVESLLVEGLRAHGLDHGREATGTRLRELLAAVGLPASALRKYPHEFSGGQRQRVGIARALAVEPDLVVADEPVSALDVSVQAQVLNLLADLQDELGLTYLVIAHDLAVVRHIADRIGVMYLGGLVEETEAGSLYAEPLHPYTRALLSAVPVPEPEVEDRREQILLSGDLPSPAAPPAGCRFHTRCPWRQPQRCDSERPELREVDPGHRVACHYAEDIRDGRIRPVEDE, encoded by the coding sequence ATCCTGGTCGATGTGCGCGACCTCGAAGTGCACTTTCCGATCAAGCGCGGTGTCGTGTTCGACCGCACGGTCGGTTATGTATACGCGGTCGATGGTGTGTCCCTGCGGATTCATCGCGGCGAGACGTACGGACTCGTCGGTGAGTCCGGATGCGGAAAGTCCACTCTGGGCAGGGCTCTGCTCCGACTGGAGAAGCCCACCGCGGGCTCGATCGTCTTCGGTGGGACGGACCTGGCCGGGCTCAGGAGCGAACCGCTGCGGCGGATGCGCCGTCGGATGCAAATGGTCTTCCAGGACTCGCTGTCCTCGCTGGACCCGCGGCAGTCGGTCGAGTCGTTGCTGGTGGAGGGCCTGCGTGCGCACGGCCTGGACCACGGGCGGGAGGCGACCGGGACACGGCTGCGGGAGCTGCTCGCGGCGGTGGGACTGCCCGCCTCGGCGCTGCGCAAGTACCCGCACGAGTTCTCCGGCGGGCAGCGCCAGCGTGTCGGGATCGCGCGGGCGCTGGCGGTCGAGCCGGATCTGGTGGTGGCCGACGAGCCGGTGTCCGCGCTCGACGTCTCGGTGCAGGCTCAGGTGCTGAACCTGCTGGCGGATCTGCAGGACGAGCTCGGCCTGACCTACCTCGTGATCGCGCACGATCTCGCCGTGGTGCGCCACATCGCCGACCGGATCGGCGTGATGTATCTGGGCGGGCTGGTCGAGGAGACCGAGGCGGGTTCGCTCTACGCCGAACCCCTGCATCCCTACACGCGCGCGCTGCTGTCGGCGGTGCCGGTGCCCGAACCGGAGGTGGAGGACCGGCGCGAGCAGATCCTGCTGTCCGGGGACCTGCCGTCCCCTGCGGCACCCCCCGCGGGCTGCCGCTTCCACACCCGGTGCCCGTGGCGGCAGCCGCAGCGGTGCGACTCCGAGCGGCCGGAGTTGCGCGAGGTCGACCCCGGGCACCGGGTGGCCTGCCACTACGCCGAGGACATCCGCGACGGGCGTATCCGGCCTGTCGAAGACGAGTGA
- a CDS encoding DUF3558 domain-containing protein, whose product MRTSTRATVTATGTLLLGTLTACSGGSGTEPDNQPAPSSRTSQASSGLSIAKPKNASAVPLCSLLPSEVATSLGYQAQGQKRENMLNSDAPPVCEWESPENSATGVTMRVLDRRIADYYANPSTWSDFQKLTIAGHPAVRANQADPMKSGSCDIYLATRSDQMIASQVSVSTAEVGKKDPCVAARKVLEAVVPTLPPAK is encoded by the coding sequence GTGCGTACGTCGACTCGTGCGACGGTGACCGCCACCGGCACGTTGCTGCTCGGAACACTGACCGCCTGTTCCGGCGGTTCCGGAACCGAACCGGACAACCAACCGGCACCATCCAGCCGGACGTCACAGGCATCCTCCGGCCTATCGATCGCCAAGCCGAAAAACGCCTCCGCCGTCCCGCTCTGCAGCCTCCTGCCCTCCGAAGTAGCCACCTCGCTCGGCTACCAGGCTCAAGGCCAGAAGCGGGAAAACATGCTCAATTCCGATGCACCGCCGGTTTGCGAATGGGAATCACCGGAAAATTCCGCTACGGGCGTCACCATGAGAGTCCTGGATCGCCGCATTGCCGACTACTACGCGAACCCGTCGACCTGGTCCGACTTCCAGAAGCTGACCATCGCCGGTCACCCGGCAGTGCGGGCGAATCAGGCCGATCCGATGAAAAGCGGAAGCTGCGACATCTACCTGGCCACCCGAAGCGACCAGATGATCGCGAGCCAGGTTTCCGTGTCGACCGCCGAGGTCGGCAAGAAGGACCCGTGCGTGGCGGCTCGCAAGGTACTGGAGGCGGTCGTGCCGACGTTGCCGCCGGCGAAGTGA
- a CDS encoding helix-turn-helix domain-containing protein, whose product MAFSPTVRRRILAAELCRLRAAANLSITDAAALLDCAHSKISRIESCFQRAKAADVIALCSVYGADAHEQERLVQLAKDAGKKGWWQSYGDALPDWFETYVGLEAEADSIRTYEVEIMPGLLQTESYARATTQATVLTASSADIEKRVQLRLQRQHRLTDESPMELWAVMGEAAIRRPVGGHEILREQLQHVLALSDLPNVTVQVMPLEAGGHPAMGPFVVLSFPEHSHHDVVYLESQVGGHYLEEANEIGQYTRVMEHLRAHALDPHDSLRTIQNQAKEL is encoded by the coding sequence ATGGCCTTCAGCCCGACTGTGCGCCGCCGCATCCTGGCCGCCGAACTGTGCAGACTGCGTGCGGCAGCCAACCTGTCGATCACCGATGCAGCCGCGCTGCTGGATTGCGCACATAGCAAGATCAGTCGCATCGAAAGCTGCTTTCAACGCGCCAAGGCCGCCGACGTCATCGCACTGTGCTCGGTCTACGGCGCTGATGCCCACGAGCAGGAGCGGCTGGTCCAACTGGCCAAAGACGCCGGTAAGAAGGGGTGGTGGCAAAGCTACGGCGACGCCCTCCCCGACTGGTTCGAAACCTATGTCGGTTTGGAAGCCGAGGCGGACAGCATCCGCACCTACGAAGTAGAGATCATGCCCGGCCTACTGCAAACCGAGTCCTACGCTCGCGCAACCACCCAGGCAACGGTGCTGACGGCCAGTAGCGCGGATATCGAAAAACGCGTACAGCTCCGCCTGCAACGCCAGCACCGCCTCACCGACGAATCACCGATGGAACTCTGGGCGGTCATGGGAGAGGCCGCCATCCGGCGCCCGGTCGGCGGCCACGAGATCCTCCGTGAACAACTCCAGCATGTCCTGGCTTTGAGCGACTTGCCCAACGTCACCGTGCAGGTGATGCCTCTGGAAGCAGGCGGCCACCCTGCGATGGGGCCATTCGTGGTCCTGAGCTTCCCGGAACATTCCCATCACGACGTGGTCTATCTGGAGTCCCAAGTCGGTGGGCACTACCTCGAAGAGGCAAACGAGATCGGGCAATACACCAGAGTGATGGAACATCTACGCGCACATGCGTTGGATCCACATGACTCGCTACGCACGATACAAAACCAAGCGAAGGAGCTGTAA
- a CDS encoding DUF397 domain-containing protein, which yields MQSRTIWRKPGRSQGSGNCVEVALTPQAVGVRDTKNRAAGHVTVDAARWSAFLAHVKAGTFDL from the coding sequence ATGCAGAGCCGCACAATCTGGCGCAAGCCCGGTCGCAGTCAGGGCAGTGGCAACTGCGTCGAGGTCGCGCTCACACCGCAGGCCGTCGGTGTACGGGACACGAAGAACCGCGCCGCCGGGCACGTCACCGTCGACGCGGCACGCTGGAGCGCCTTCCTCGCCCACGTCAAGGCAGGCACGTTCGACCTCTGA
- a CDS encoding LysR family transcriptional regulator: MDVHRLRVLRELADRGTITAVAKALSYTSSAVSQQLRALQAEVGVALTEPAGRGVRLTDAGLMLANRADEVLGALDRVEAELDSYRSTPRGNVRVALFPSGALLLLPRLLRRLSDRNLVRVEYRDVDMTPSEVPGLTADFDIVVTHRDDHAPPFDPDRVDSRTLLREPLDVALPGGHPLAEQDPVDLAELAGERWISPDVGFPVDDVLRSLAVRTGVRPTVVQRINDFRITESLVAHGYGIALLPRYTVNTPGVVLRPLAGVLAGRHVEAVTRRGSAERPAVRVVLDALLAEADAVAR, translated from the coding sequence ATGGATGTTCATCGCCTGCGCGTCCTCCGGGAGCTGGCCGATCGGGGAACGATCACTGCTGTGGCCAAGGCGCTGTCCTACACGTCCTCGGCCGTGTCCCAGCAGCTTCGCGCCTTGCAGGCCGAGGTGGGGGTGGCACTGACCGAACCGGCCGGGCGGGGAGTACGGCTCACCGATGCCGGGCTGATGCTGGCGAACCGCGCTGACGAGGTCCTCGGGGCGCTCGACCGTGTGGAAGCCGAGTTGGACAGTTACCGCTCGACTCCCCGGGGCAACGTACGGGTGGCCCTGTTCCCGTCCGGTGCGCTGCTGTTGCTTCCCCGGTTGCTGCGGCGGTTATCGGATCGGAACTTGGTGCGGGTCGAGTACCGCGATGTCGACATGACTCCCTCGGAGGTGCCCGGACTGACCGCCGACTTCGATATCGTGGTGACTCACCGGGACGACCACGCACCACCGTTCGACCCGGACCGGGTGGACAGTCGGACACTGCTGCGCGAGCCGCTGGATGTCGCACTGCCCGGCGGCCATCCCCTGGCCGAGCAGGATCCGGTGGACCTGGCCGAGCTCGCAGGGGAGCGGTGGATCAGCCCCGATGTCGGATTTCCGGTCGACGACGTGCTGCGCTCCCTGGCTGTGCGTACCGGGGTGCGTCCGACGGTGGTGCAGCGCATCAACGATTTCCGGATCACCGAGTCCCTGGTGGCACACGGTTACGGCATAGCGCTGCTCCCGAGATACACCGTGAATACCCCGGGCGTGGTGTTGCGGCCGCTTGCGGGTGTTCTGGCGGGGCGCCATGTCGAGGCCGTCACCCGTCGAGGGAGCGCCGAGCGGCCCGCGGTCCGGGTGGTGCTCGATGCGCTGCTGGCCGAGGCCGACGCGGTGGCGCGGTGA
- a CDS encoding SDR family oxidoreductase — protein sequence MAPILVTGATGSLGRAVVRQLLATGSDVRALSRRAQSASESVEWVTADLSEPDGLEEAVRGTTAIIHCASNPLSKSDDIEATLNLIEAARRAGTPHLVYISIVGVDRVPLGYYRTKRTVERIIENADIPSTILRATQFHDLILMMARNLVRLPVMAVPAETDFQPVDVEDVAERLVRFALGAPAGRAPDLGGPQVRAMTDLARLYLRASGKQRRVVPIRVPGKVFRGYREGGHLAPDHADGEVTFERFLAERFGRSREDG from the coding sequence ATGGCACCGATCCTGGTCACCGGCGCGACGGGTTCGCTCGGTCGTGCCGTGGTCCGGCAATTGCTCGCCACCGGCTCCGATGTCCGCGCGCTCAGCCGCCGCGCCCAATCCGCATCGGAGTCGGTCGAGTGGGTCACGGCCGACCTGTCCGAACCGGACGGTTTGGAAGAGGCCGTGCGCGGGACGACGGCGATCATTCACTGCGCGAGCAATCCACTCTCGAAGAGCGATGACATCGAGGCCACACTCAATCTGATCGAAGCCGCGCGCCGTGCCGGGACACCGCATCTGGTCTACATCTCGATCGTCGGCGTGGACCGGGTGCCACTCGGCTACTACCGCACCAAGCGAACCGTCGAGCGCATCATCGAGAATGCGGACATCCCGTCCACGATCCTGCGTGCCACCCAGTTCCACGACCTCATCCTGATGATGGCGCGAAATCTGGTGCGATTGCCCGTGATGGCCGTGCCCGCCGAGACCGATTTCCAACCCGTCGACGTCGAGGACGTCGCCGAGCGTCTCGTCCGGTTCGCGCTCGGGGCTCCGGCCGGGCGCGCGCCGGACCTGGGAGGACCGCAGGTGCGGGCGATGACCGATCTCGCGCGCCTGTATCTGCGCGCGAGCGGAAAGCAGCGCCGGGTGGTCCCGATCCGGGTACCGGGAAAGGTGTTTCGCGGCTACCGAGAGGGCGGCCACCTCGCACCCGATCACGCGGACGGAGAGGTCACCTTCGAAAGGTTCCTGGCAGAGCGCTTCGGCCGCTCGCGCGAGGACGGGTGA
- a CDS encoding ABC transporter ATP-binding protein, translating into MALLEVRDLSVSFARKGEPTVPAVDGISFDVQPGRTVGLVGESGCGKSVTSLAIMGLLPERGTEVSGSILFEGTDLLGLSQRDIEQRRGRDLGMVFQDPLTSLNPVVPIGLQVSEVIERHRGIPRRTAMPQARELLDRVGIPDPDRRLKEYSHQLSGGMRQRALIAMALACRPRLLIADEPTTALDVTIQAQILDVLTTLVADTGTALIMITHDLGVVAGMCDEVNVLYAGRVVERAERHELFAAPKHPYTAGLMASVPRLDSPNGQRLSPISGSIEDNIPWDRGCAFCPRCSNALRLCGQSAPEAERTPEGRLLRCHNPVGEAVPSAVEEP; encoded by the coding sequence ATGGCACTTCTGGAAGTCCGCGATCTGTCGGTGTCCTTCGCCCGCAAGGGCGAGCCGACGGTGCCCGCCGTGGACGGCATCTCCTTCGACGTTCAACCCGGCCGGACGGTGGGGCTGGTCGGTGAGTCCGGATGCGGCAAGTCCGTGACCTCACTGGCGATCATGGGGCTGCTGCCTGAGCGAGGGACCGAGGTGTCGGGGTCGATTCTGTTCGAGGGCACCGACCTGCTGGGGTTGTCGCAGCGCGATATCGAGCAGCGACGCGGCAGGGACCTGGGCATGGTGTTCCAGGACCCGCTGACCTCGCTGAATCCGGTGGTGCCCATCGGACTGCAGGTGTCGGAGGTGATCGAGCGACACCGGGGAATCCCGCGCCGCACGGCGATGCCGCAGGCGCGGGAACTGCTGGACCGGGTGGGCATCCCGGATCCGGACAGACGGTTGAAGGAGTACTCACACCAGCTCTCCGGGGGGATGCGCCAGCGAGCGCTCATCGCGATGGCGCTGGCGTGCAGGCCCCGGTTGCTCATCGCCGATGAGCCGACAACGGCGCTGGATGTGACCATCCAGGCGCAGATCCTCGATGTGTTGACCACGCTGGTCGCCGACACCGGCACCGCACTGATCATGATCACGCATGATCTGGGCGTTGTCGCCGGGATGTGTGATGAGGTCAACGTGCTGTACGCGGGGCGGGTGGTGGAACGCGCCGAGCGGCACGAGCTTTTTGCCGCACCGAAACACCCCTACACGGCAGGGCTGATGGCCTCGGTTCCCCGCCTGGATTCCCCGAACGGGCAGCGACTGTCCCCGATCAGCGGGTCGATCGAGGACAACATTCCCTGGGACCGGGGATGCGCCTTCTGCCCGCGCTGCTCGAATGCGCTGCGACTGTGCGGGCAGTCCGCGCCGGAGGCCGAACGCACGCCCGAGGGGAGGCTGCTGCGATGTCACAACCCGGTGGGCGAGGCGGTCCCGAGCGCGGTGGAGGAACCATGA
- a CDS encoding zinc finger protein has protein sequence MLSEGLQWEGPVVWWQPVVGQRHALSPEVRPKPGQERDTGCGQSVTLIDPSDVDWLMPTCDDCVARAVELGEQRRQRSSQQAPSWESPAQAAVRRLRGLQ, from the coding sequence ATGTTGTCGGAGGGTTTGCAGTGGGAGGGTCCGGTGGTGTGGTGGCAGCCGGTGGTCGGGCAGCGGCATGCGTTGTCGCCGGAGGTGCGGCCGAAACCTGGTCAGGAGCGGGACACGGGGTGCGGGCAGAGCGTCACGCTGATTGATCCGTCCGATGTGGACTGGTTGATGCCGACCTGTGACGACTGCGTGGCCCGGGCGGTCGAGCTCGGTGAGCAGCGTCGGCAGCGGTCGTCTCAGCAGGCACCGTCGTGGGAGAGCCCGGCGCAGGCGGCGGTGCGTCGGTTGCGGGGGCTGCAGTGA
- a CDS encoding ABC transporter permease, producing the protein MLRYTIRRLGQLAIVLAVLSVLLFAWLRSLPGGPVSALLGNRATPESRARLVERLGLDEPLYVQYWNFLQRAASGDFGVSTGVQRGTPALQVFLQRMPATLELSALALLLAVVVGIPLGYLAARRRGSWLDNISITWSLVGVAVPVFFLAFLLKYIFAIELGLLPVSGRQEAGINATEVTGFYILDGILTREWDAAWDAFLHLILPAIALSTIPFAVIFRITRAAVLDVAEEDYVRTARAKGLTAMVIRGRHILRNAMLPVVTTIGLQTGALLSGAVLTEQVFNIAGLGQALSLGFQRQDFAVLQVVIIAAAMVYVLVNLIVDLAYAAIDPRLRTR; encoded by the coding sequence TTGCTTCGCTATACGATCCGACGTCTGGGCCAGCTCGCGATCGTGCTGGCCGTGCTGTCGGTCCTGCTGTTCGCCTGGCTGCGTTCGCTGCCCGGTGGCCCGGTCTCGGCGTTGCTGGGAAACCGCGCAACGCCCGAGTCCCGTGCGCGGCTGGTGGAGCGGCTGGGGCTGGACGAGCCGCTGTACGTGCAGTACTGGAACTTCCTGCAACGGGCCGCTTCCGGGGATTTCGGAGTCTCCACCGGGGTCCAGCGCGGCACACCGGCTCTGCAGGTGTTCCTGCAACGGATGCCCGCGACGCTGGAGCTGTCGGCGCTGGCGCTGCTGCTGGCCGTCGTCGTCGGCATCCCACTCGGCTACCTCGCCGCGCGGCGGCGTGGCAGCTGGCTGGACAACATCAGCATCACCTGGTCGCTGGTGGGCGTGGCGGTCCCGGTGTTCTTCCTCGCGTTCCTGCTCAAGTACATCTTCGCCATCGAACTCGGCCTGCTCCCCGTCTCGGGACGCCAAGAGGCCGGGATCAACGCGACGGAGGTGACCGGGTTCTACATCCTCGACGGGATCCTGACCCGGGAGTGGGACGCGGCATGGGATGCCTTCCTGCATCTGATTCTTCCGGCGATCGCGCTGTCCACGATTCCCTTCGCCGTGATCTTCCGGATCACTCGCGCGGCCGTGCTCGATGTGGCCGAAGAGGACTATGTGCGCACCGCGCGGGCCAAGGGGCTCACGGCGATGGTCATTCGCGGACGGCACATCCTGCGGAACGCGATGCTGCCGGTGGTCACCACCATCGGCCTGCAGACCGGTGCCCTGTTGTCCGGAGCGGTGCTCACCGAGCAGGTGTTCAACATCGCGGGGCTGGGACAGGCCTTGTCGCTGGGCTTTCAGCGCCAGGACTTCGCGGTGCTGCAGGTGGTGATCATCGCGGCCGCGATGGTCTATGTGCTGGTCAACCTCATCGTCGACCTCGCCTATGCGGCGATCGACCCGAGACTGCGGACCCGGTGA
- a CDS encoding ABC transporter substrate-binding protein has product MLTASLAACVASERDSAAGGEGGTLIFGAAGAPALFDPFYASDGETFRVTRQMMEGLVDYKPGTAEIQPELATNWDSSEDGTTWTFQLRKGVRFHDGTAFNAEAVCANFERWYNQTGAGRNSALSYYWIETFGGFAGDDKPSLYESCETTGEFTAVLNLTRPTSKFPDALGLDSFSMQSPTAMKKYRANDVKAQGTSFVYSEYAKKHPTGTGPFEFVSYDEGNGTITLARNEDYWGEKAKLSRLIFKIIPDENVRKQELLAGSIDGYDFPNPADLKSLREAGFNVQIRDPFNIMYLGITQKNNPALQDLRVRKALAYAVDRKNLVQANLPEGAEVATQFYPDTVDGYAEDVQKYPYDPQKAKQLLAEAGRSDLTLEFFWPTQVTRPYMPDPRGIFNAIAGDLRAVGITVKPVSKPWNGGYLDDVNNARADLFLLGWTGDYNSPDNFIGTFFGNTENQFYTGASPWGAELARQLQAADQEPDAAEREAMYADINRKLMSQYLPAVPLSHSPPAIVTSKKVQGLVTSPLTAEEFASVSIAE; this is encoded by the coding sequence ATGCTCACGGCCTCGCTGGCGGCCTGCGTCGCCTCCGAGCGAGACAGCGCAGCAGGTGGGGAAGGCGGCACGCTGATCTTCGGCGCCGCAGGCGCGCCGGCTCTGTTCGACCCGTTCTACGCCTCCGACGGAGAGACCTTCCGGGTCACGCGCCAGATGATGGAGGGCCTGGTCGACTACAAGCCGGGCACCGCCGAGATCCAGCCGGAGCTCGCGACGAACTGGGACTCGTCGGAGGACGGCACGACCTGGACCTTCCAACTGCGCAAAGGCGTGCGGTTCCACGACGGGACCGCGTTCAACGCCGAGGCGGTCTGTGCGAACTTCGAGCGCTGGTACAACCAGACCGGTGCGGGCCGGAACTCGGCCCTGTCGTACTACTGGATCGAGACGTTCGGCGGATTCGCGGGCGACGACAAGCCCTCGCTGTACGAATCCTGCGAAACGACCGGCGAGTTCACCGCCGTGCTCAACCTGACCCGGCCGACCTCGAAGTTCCCGGACGCGCTGGGACTGGACTCGTTCAGCATGCAGTCGCCGACGGCGATGAAGAAGTACCGGGCCAACGACGTCAAGGCGCAGGGCACCAGCTTCGTGTACTCGGAGTACGCCAAGAAGCACCCGACCGGCACCGGCCCGTTCGAGTTCGTCTCCTATGACGAGGGCAACGGCACCATCACCCTCGCCCGCAACGAGGACTACTGGGGCGAGAAGGCGAAACTGAGCCGGTTGATCTTCAAGATCATTCCGGATGAGAACGTGCGCAAGCAGGAGCTGCTCGCCGGAAGCATCGACGGCTACGACTTCCCGAATCCCGCCGACCTGAAGTCCCTGCGCGAGGCGGGTTTCAACGTCCAGATCCGCGATCCCTTCAACATCATGTACCTGGGCATCACCCAGAAGAACAACCCGGCGCTGCAGGATCTGCGGGTACGCAAGGCGCTGGCCTATGCGGTCGACCGGAAGAACCTGGTTCAGGCGAACCTGCCCGAGGGGGCCGAGGTCGCCACCCAGTTCTATCCGGACACCGTCGACGGCTATGCCGAGGACGTGCAGAAGTACCCCTACGATCCACAGAAGGCCAAGCAACTGCTCGCCGAGGCGGGCCGGTCGGACCTGACTCTGGAGTTCTTCTGGCCGACCCAGGTCACGCGGCCGTACATGCCCGATCCGCGGGGCATTTTCAACGCTATCGCCGGGGATCTGCGAGCCGTGGGGATCACGGTGAAGCCGGTCAGCAAGCCCTGGAACGGTGGCTACCTGGACGACGTCAACAATGCTCGGGCAGATCTGTTCCTGCTGGGCTGGACCGGTGACTACAACTCGCCGGACAACTTCATCGGCACGTTCTTCGGCAATACCGAGAACCAGTTCTACACCGGAGCCTCGCCGTGGGGCGCGGAGCTGGCACGGCAACTGCAGGCCGCCGACCAGGAACCCGACGCGGCCGAACGCGAGGCGATGTATGCCGACATCAACCGCAAGCTGATGTCGCAGTACCTGCCCGCGGTGCCGCTGTCGCACTCGCCGCCTGCGATCGTGACCAGCAAGAAGGTCCAGGGCTTGGTGACCTCGCCGCTGACGGCCGAGGAGTTCGCCTCGGTCAGCATCGCGGAGTGA
- a CDS encoding ABC transporter permease, whose product MVPSTQRKERIDALSQTSSGSDAGVSLAASAWRRLRRNPVFLVGASIIGAFVLLALSSPLLAQHDPALRLLEDQVSRAQNEIPPPQPDFPLGGDQYGRPLLSRLLLGSQQTLLVAVLATVIGLGGGMTLGILAGAFGGWVDTLVMRVVDVLLSVPSLLLAVSIGALFVQQSQFTVILAVAIVQVPIFGRLLRGTMLAQRASDHVLAARALGVKERSVVFRHMLPNALGPVIVQSTLGLAVAIIDAAALSFLGLGAADTSVPEWGQMLGSAQNFFDTHPQLAFWPAGCIILVALGFTLVGESLRDALDPKNRR is encoded by the coding sequence ATGGTCCCGAGTACCCAACGCAAGGAACGCATCGACGCGCTCTCGCAGACGAGCTCCGGCTCCGATGCCGGAGTCAGTCTCGCCGCGTCGGCGTGGCGGCGGCTGCGTCGTAATCCCGTATTCCTCGTCGGCGCATCGATCATCGGTGCCTTCGTCCTGCTGGCGCTGAGCTCGCCGCTGTTGGCGCAGCACGATCCGGCACTGCGGCTGCTGGAGGACCAGGTTTCGCGGGCGCAGAATGAGATCCCCCCACCGCAGCCGGATTTCCCGCTGGGCGGGGACCAGTACGGTCGGCCGCTCCTGTCCCGGCTGCTGCTGGGATCACAGCAGACGCTGCTGGTCGCGGTGCTGGCCACGGTGATCGGCCTGGGTGGCGGAATGACCCTGGGCATCCTGGCCGGGGCGTTCGGCGGCTGGGTCGACACGCTCGTGATGCGCGTGGTCGACGTGCTGCTGTCGGTGCCTTCGTTGCTGCTGGCGGTGTCCATCGGGGCGCTGTTCGTGCAGCAGTCGCAGTTCACCGTCATCCTCGCGGTGGCCATCGTGCAGGTTCCGATCTTCGGGCGGCTGCTGCGTGGCACCATGCTCGCCCAGCGAGCCAGTGACCACGTGCTGGCAGCGCGTGCGCTGGGGGTCAAGGAACGGTCGGTGGTCTTCCGGCACATGCTGCCCAACGCGTTGGGGCCGGTCATCGTGCAGTCCACCCTGGGGCTGGCGGTGGCGATCATCGACGCCGCCGCGTTGTCGTTCCTCGGTTTGGGGGCGGCCGACACCTCGGTACCGGAGTGGGGCCAGATGCTCGGCTCCGCACAGAACTTCTTCGACACGCATCCGCAACTGGCGTTCTGGCCCGCGGGCTGCATCATCCTGGTGGCTCTGGGATTCACGCTCGTCGGCGAGTCGCTGCGGGACGCACTCGACCCCAAGAACCGGCGGTGA